A stretch of DNA from Vibrio gallaecicus:
ATGCGTATGCCTTCATTGAAGCGATTCCATTTAAGGAAACTCGTGGTTATGTTCAAAATATCTTGATGTTTGAAACGTATTACAGAGATATCTTAGGTGTGGATGGTGCTTTTTTGAATGAGCATGAAGTTCACCAGAATTACTAATTCATGAGAACTACTAATTCACCAAAGCGGCTAGTTGAATTGTGAGTGTGAGTCAGCCTTATTGGTTACTTACGCTCTTTAATATTGAATAGTTTTGCGTGTTTCGGTATACCTAGTGACAAATCGTATGAATGGTATTAACAAAAAGTGCCGTTCATTAAGCAGTATGGATGAGAGCAAGCATTCGATTATTTTCTGATGCGTATCTGTCTCATTCATGGTTCTAGCATGAATAAATCAAGAAGTAAGTGTAGATCATGGCATCACAACCAGAATATGAAAATTGGCAGCAGTTAATGGATTTAGTAAAAAGTGCCGCAGATAACGGGCAGCATGAACTACTACTGACAATGATGATGACTTCTGATGAAAGAGATGCCTTAGTGGCAAGAGTGAATATCCTTTGTGAGTTGATAAAAGGTGATATATCACAAAGGCAGGTTAGCCAGATGCTCGGGGTGGGTGTTGCAACTATTACTCGTGGTTCTAATGAGTTAAAAGCTAAATCTGACCAAGAAAAAGCAGAAATTGCTCAGTTACTTTTGAAGTGATAATTTTTTACTCAACTCAGATAAAAACGCTAGCCCAGTTGCTAGCGTTTTTACGTTTTATCATTCGATAAATTTTCTGAAAACAGAGGATGAGTTACGATACTGGAAAGTGCTCTGGGTTCATGAAAGGAATGAGAGCTAAAATCAGAGCTTGGTGATAAACAGAGCTTCGAGACAGTTGATTATGTGTCAAAAGCCCAATAGCTCCACCTTGCTGCTTAATATTGTTGGTACCAAAAACGTCATCCATCACGTCACCGAGCTCGTTAGCATGTTCTAATTTATTTAAAACGGCTGGTGGAAGCATAAGGCTTGCAGAACGAGACTCGCCTCTTTGCCCTTGAGATTCAATGATCATCCAGGCGAAAGTAATAGAACCTTCTATTCCGGCTTCCAGCCCTACATAAAAATGTGCATTAGGGTGAGCCAGAGCTGAGTTTCTTACTCGGTTCTCGGCGCCTAAATAAGTTTCATCGTTAGTCATGGGTTGATCTGCAACACCGCTGTCTACACTCACTCCAGTAAACGTGAAGTCTTCATTGGGTAAAGCCGATTGGAAAGCACTTTTAACAGCATTAATTTTTGCTGGGTTTAGCGAGGCAATGACAACAGATTTCATGGTTTAACTCTTATTGGCAGATGGACGTTAGTGAGAGTAATACTACTTGATGCTAATTATATAGTGATTGAGTGTTAGTGCTCAAACGTGTTTGTGACCAATATTTTAGTTCTTCAATCGGCATAGGCTTTCCGAAATAGTAACCTTGCATAAAATCACATTGGTAGTTAGCAAGCCATTGGTACATATCTTCTGTTTCTATCCCTTCTGCTGTCACCATTTTATTTTGAGCATGGCACAGTTCGATGATTGGTTTAACAATATGCTGATTATTGGTTGCCATTAGCGTTTCTAAAAACACTTTATCTAATTTGATTTTTTGAACAGGGTACTGAACAAGTTGTGTGATAGAAGTGTACCCAGAACCGAAGTCATCAATCGCTAGCTTATAGCCAAGGCGAGCTAATTCATGAAGCAATGGAAAACCTTGAGATTCTGATTCAAATGTTTCAGTTATTTCAAAATCAATCAATTCGGGGGGAATACGATTAGCTTTAGCGTGTTGATGAATAAATTCGGATAATCTAATCGTTTCTAGCTCTGCAGAAGATAGGTTAATGGATAGCTGAATAGCGTGAGGAAATTGGTCTTGGACCTTGTGAAACGATGCAAATGCATTTTTTATTACCCATTTGTCGACCAGATCGAATAGCCCTGTTTGTTCTGCTATAGGGATAAATTCATCAGGGGAGACAAAACCTAACTCTTTAGAAAACCAACGCAATAATACTTCGACACCAATAACTTTTTGTCCTGCGGTATCTAAATAGGGCATATACATCAATTTAAATTCATCATCAAAATGATTTTCTCTTAATGCTCTTTCTATATCTGCGCGGCGCTGTACAACCTTATCGAGATCTAAAGAATAATATGCGTGTTGGTTTTTTCCTGCTCGCTTTGCTTGATACATAGCAGTATCTGCATTGGAGATAAGTTTTTCTATGTTGTCGCCATCAGAAGGGTAGGTTGCAATACCAATACTGGCGGTAATAGGAAAGTTGCCAAGTTCAGTAATGAAACCGTGTTGCATTGGCGCGAGTAATTGATCAGAAAAATCTTTCGCAACATTACCTGAGTTAGCTGGAGCATTGATGAATACAGAGAATTCATCTCCCGATAATCGTGAAACCATGCAAGTGGCATAATGGTGGCTTTGGTAAGTATCGCAAATGTTCGAAATTCTCTGAGCAAATGCGACCAAAATAGAGTCACCAATTTGGTGTCCGTACTTATCATTTACGAATTTGAAATTATCTAAGTCAAGATAAAGAACCCAAATAGAACGGTTTATATTAGGAACTGATAAGGATACTTCAGCATGGTTTTGAAACTGATGTCGATTCGCTATTTGAGTGAGTTGGTCCTTTTCAGCTAAGATTTTGGTTTGCTGATAAGTGTTATCTAACTCTTGATACATAGTGTAAAAGCGATCTGATAGACGTCCAATTTCATCATTGCTGCCAAGGCGTTCGATGTTTTTCCGTTGTCGTCTTTCCACTTGTTTTAGTTGTGAATCTAAGCGTGTGATGGGGGTGATAATTGTGCGATATAGTAAGGTAAGCACCAGCCCCATGGTGACAAAGGCAGACAGCACAAACGAAGCTGTAATTTCGTTCCAGATTGAATTGAGTTTATTTCTCATCAAAAATGGAGCGGGATCAACGGTTGCATATAGTGCGGGTGATAACAGTATGGATTGAGTTAACCCTGTTTTTGTTTGAATTCGTTCAGAAGAAAAGAACAAACTGGTTTGATAATCGTATTCGATTTGTTTACGTAACGTATTGAATTTATCCAATGAAACGGATACTACAACAAAGAAAACATCGTCGACTTGATAGCTCAGTGGTGTGGCAAGAGTACGTTGATCTAATACTTCATAGCGAACCAACATTCCCTCACCTTGAGAGTTACGAGTGTAACTTATATTCGAGGTTTCTAGGGTCGATTGGTAGCTGTAGTTAATGTGTTCAAGGATTTTTGGGTCAATCTGAGCTAATTGCTCATGGCTGTTTTCGGCATAATATAAAACATCACGATTACCATCTAATAGAGCAAGACCTGTAAAACTGTTATTTCCATCTTGGAGTAAATTAATGGTCTCTTTCAGGTTTTCAACCAGCTCTAATTCTCTATATGGATTATCTTTGAGAAGAAAGTAACGTTTTATGATGTCACTCTTAGTTAGCGTATATGAGTAACTATTCAGAAATGAACGAGCCTGGCGAAAATGTCCCGCTAATTTCTCCATATCAAGCTGTAAAGAATTCTCTTCCCGCTTAATAAAAGCATCTTTCTGGTTGGTATAAATGATGTAGCTAGACATCGCCGTACTGCAAAGTATGACAGGGGCAATGAGAAGTAAAATTTTAGTACTTAGCTTCATGACGGGCTACAACAGTATTTATAATTTTGGCGTATAAGCCTATATCAGTTATAGATTGGGTGCTATTTATTAGACCTTATTCCGTGATCTGTTGTTATGGGAATAGAGTTTTATATCAAAGTTAACTATTGTTCTCTGTTAAGACCGTTCAAAGTTCAGTTGATTCAGCACGGTTGTTCTTAAAAAGATACGTGACATTATCAAAGTCACGGATGACTGCCTCGAACGTTATGGGGTACACATTGTTCGAGACAGTGATCTACATATAAGCTACTGAAGTTTTACTTGCGTTGCTTTGATATTTTCACTTGGGTAACAGCCTAGTACTTTTAAGTGCGTAGTGAGCTTGGTGAGCTCCGCAATTGCATGCTGCATGTTTTCTGAATCTAGATGAGCTTCTAAATCGACATAGAACATTTCTTCCCAAGGGTTCCCCATGATTGGACGAGATTCAAGTTTGGTCATATTGATGTGATGACGTTGCAGAACTAACAAGCTTTCAACCAGAGACCCAGCCTCTTGTGACGTTGACATAATCAGAGTCGTCTTTGCTGGAATTTGTGTAGACACTTCAACAGGTTTACGCGCTACGACAATGAAACGAGTATGGTTTTCTGTTTGGTTCGCAATATTTCCCTGTATAGATTGTAAGCCATACAATTTACCGCTTGAAGCGTTACCAATTGCGGCAACATCATCACTACCTAATTCTTTCACTTTCATCATCGCATCCGCGGTACTTGCACATGATTCAAGTGTTACGCCATTTAGCTTGCTTAGAAACTCGCTGCATTGCTGATGTGGCTGTGGATGTGAGTAAAGAGTCTTGATGTCTTCAATTCTGATATCGTTTTTAGCAACTAAGCAGTGCTCAATTGGCTGTGATAGTTCCCCTACGATGTAAAGAGTCGTGTGCTGAAGTAGGTCGTATACTTCATTGATAGAACCAGAGCTCGTGTTTTCAATAGGAAGCACACCGTAATCGGCATGACCTGACTCAACTGTAGTGGTTACTTCTTTAAAATGACCGCAGTTAAGCTCAATCAGCTCCATATTTTTACGGCTGAAATATTCTCGGCTTGCTAAATGAGAGTATGAGCCTTTCGAACCTAGAAAAGCGACTCTTGCAAGTGGCTTACGGCTCTGCGGGTTCGCTAAGTTTTGTAAGTAAGATTGCTGCAGTAAAACAGAATCTTCGATGATGGTATGGAAAAGCTTAGTTATATATTGAGCATCGAGTTGATATTTATCTTTGCCATTATTAATCAGTTTTACTAAAAGCTGTTGCTCACGTTCAGCGTCACGAACAGGTTTAGAGGTTTCTACTTTACTTTTAGCAACTTCAATACTGAGTTGTCTGCGTTCTGATAGTAGAGATAGTAATTGGTCATCCAGATCATTTAAGCGAAGGCGAATCTCATCTAGAGAAAGATGGCGGTCAGTCATGAATTTTTCCTTATAAAAAAGCCTCCCTTATTTGGGAGGCTTTCTGTTCGTTTTTGACTTGTTTTTCTAAAACGACTTAGCCTCCGATTTACGGAAGAAAAAAGAAGTCAAAAATAAACAGGTGTTGGTTATGCATAAAATGTGATTTTTTTATGAGTGTTTAACCACAATAAGCAAGCGTTGTTCGAGCGTCAAGCAAAAAAATAGCGCCATAGAGGCGCTATTCTCGAATCTTCGGATTTCCTTTATTCAACTTCGGCTTCTAGCTCTTCTATTTCTGGTTTTTCTGAACGGCGAGCTTCAGGTTTATGAATGAGTTTATTAAGTTGACGTTCTAGTTTTTGTTCAACTTCGTTGATTGCTACGTATAGGTCATCATGGATTGATGAAGCAACCAGTTTTCCTTTTGGTACTGTTAGTACGGCTTCGAATTTCTTTTTCTTATTTGGTTCTTCGCTAAAGCTTGCTTGGCATCCAATGATGTCGATTTGCCATTTATCAAGCTTGTTAAATTTACTTTCAATGTGCTCACGGATTGCAGAGGTGATGTCGATATTTTTACCAGTGATGTTCATTTTCATAGATTCTTTCCTCTGTGGTATCCCTTATGGGTTAACTTCAGATTACTGTTTCAAGGAATAAAAAACGTGATAAAGATCACTTTTGTGGCTAGAGAGATTATTATTAAAATCAAATGTGATCTTACGCAAACCTTTGTTCTTAAAATAATAAAACTGCTTGTTATCAATGACAAAAAGTCTAAATTGGAGGCAGGGTTTCGCTAAAAATTATTGTTGTTTTTAGGGGTGTTATACAGCCGTAAAAAATGAATGATTAAAACTTCACCATTTGTTTTAATAAGCACTTGATAGGATAAATGCTTATTAAAATGATGTTTTGTTCGAAAGCTCTTAGCAACCAATAAATACTCGAATTCAATAAAAAACCGCTTAGCTGTATTAAAGCGGTTTTTTTGGTTTTTAGCTTGTATCGTCTTTAGGGGAAATTATATTCCCTGCCGGTCTATGACAAAGTTAAGGAAGGTCACTATTTAAAGCTTGCGTTGTTTTTAAGTAACCGCGCATTGCCTGATCCTTTAATCGCTTGTATTGCCTCGAGTTGTTTGTAAATTACATAGTAGCGATTGATGTTCGTTACATAAGTAACAGGTTCTTTACTCACGTATTTTCGGGTGATGATTTCAACATTTTTAAACCACACATTTGGGTTATACCCTTTTGTCTTCGCCAGTTTTCTCATCTTTCTTATTTTAGCTGGACCAGCGTTGTAGGCCGCTAATGTAAAATATATTTGGTCATCAGGGCTTATTGCTTCATCGTTAAAATATCTATCTTTGATAAACCGCATGTACTTGATACCAGCATGAATATTATTGTCGACTTTATGTATGTTAGGAATGTTGACGTTTTTATCTCTCGCGGTACTCGGCAGGACTTGCATAACTCCAATCGCGCCTTTATGAGATACGCGGCTTTGATCTAATCCCGACTCTTGAAAACCTTGAGCAGACATCATTAATGGATCGAATTCGTACTTACTTGAATACTTTTGAAAGACTTCAGATAAATTCGCAACTCGGTCCACTTTTTTGGGGTTAAGCACTCGGCTTAACCAGCGTGTATTATCGATATACTTTTGATAAATCACATTGCCTAGTAATGTTCCGGAGCGGGCGGTTTTTACGTATTTGTTAATTTCTTTTTTTAATTGCGGACTATTTTTTCTTAAAGCCCAAGCTATTTTGCTATTTTCACGTAAAGGCAGAGATTCATGTATTTGTATGTTCTCCATAACATTCAGCCACAGCCTAGCTTTATGGCTGTCTAGGATAGTGCTCTCTATGTAGCCTTGGTTCACTAGCTCAATTAATTCGTAATCTTGAAGGGATTCTTCAATGAAGTGAACATAAACTGGGGGCAAACCCTTCTTATTTAGTTCTTCATTCACTCGTTGGATACTTTCAAAGTAGCTAGAACTAGCTCTTATCCAAACTTCTCGTCCACTTAATTGTTCAATTGAAGTAAAGCTTTCAGTTTTTAGACCTGTAATGAACAGCTCTTTGCCGTTTTGGATCATTGGGTTAGCAAAGTCGATCACTTTCAGTCTTTTGTCGGTAATGGTCAGGTTAGCTACCGCAACATCACCATAACCAGACTTTAAAGAGGGAAGTAAATCGTCACGTTGTACGGGAATGATTTGTACATTTAGATAGGGGTTTTTCTTTTTTAAGCTTTTTTCAAAGTGGTAAAGCATCTCAGCAATAATGCCTTTGGGTTTTCCATCTTCTATAAAATAAAAACCAAGATCAGCCGAAACAAGCACTCTCACTGTGCCTTTTTTCTTTAGTTGATCTAAGTCTCCCACATAAGGGGCGTTACTTAATGGGGATAGCTCTAATGCATTTAAAAGCGGAGTAAATCCGACAATTAAAATGAGTAATATCAACCTGCTCACATCCACACTCCATGTTGATGTTATGTTAATAGTTATTCATTAAAGATACCGTGTACAATGCGATTCATCAAGTTTGCGATTTTTGACGAAAAAAAACGCACTATAAATAGTGCGTTAGATTTGTGTGTGTCCCACATACATAACTTATAGAGGGTTTAGCTCGATAAGTTGTTCTGTTCTTTTCGCTGCGTCATCTAATTTTAATTGGCGGTAAGCCTCCAATTGAATATCTAATGATTTTCTTGCAGCGATAGTGTCTGGGTATGTTTTTTGTAGTTCTTGACTACGGTTGATCGCCGCAATCCATGCTTCGCGACGCAAGTAAAAATCAGCCGTCGCTAAATCGTATTCTGCTAAACGATTTTTTAATGCAAACATACGTTTTTGCGAATCTTCAGCGTATGGGCTTTCAGGGAAACGTTCGAGTAACTTTTTAAAATCAGCAAAAGCAAGTTTTACAGGCTCTGGATCTCGGTCACTACGATCTATATTAAATAGGTCGTGCATAAAGTTTCGGTCTTGAGCCATGTGTGTTAGCCCGCGCATGTATAGCACCCAGTCCTGTTTTTCATGAGTTGGGTTTAGGCGTAAAAATCGAGAAATGGTTGCCAAGCCTAGCGCAA
This window harbors:
- the yjjX gene encoding inosine/xanthosine triphosphatase, which produces MKSVVIASLNPAKINAVKSAFQSALPNEDFTFTGVSVDSGVADQPMTNDETYLGAENRVRNSALAHPNAHFYVGLEAGIEGSITFAWMIIESQGQRGESRSASLMLPPAVLNKLEHANELGDVMDDVFGTNNIKQQGGAIGLLTHNQLSRSSVYHQALILALIPFMNPEHFPVS
- a CDS encoding MltF family protein; its protein translation is MDVSRLILLILIVGFTPLLNALELSPLSNAPYVGDLDQLKKKGTVRVLVSADLGFYFIEDGKPKGIIAEMLYHFEKSLKKKNPYLNVQIIPVQRDDLLPSLKSGYGDVAVANLTITDKRLKVIDFANPMIQNGKELFITGLKTESFTSIEQLSGREVWIRASSSYFESIQRVNEELNKKGLPPVYVHFIEESLQDYELIELVNQGYIESTILDSHKARLWLNVMENIQIHESLPLRENSKIAWALRKNSPQLKKEINKYVKTARSGTLLGNVIYQKYIDNTRWLSRVLNPKKVDRVANLSEVFQKYSSKYEFDPLMMSAQGFQESGLDQSRVSHKGAIGVMQVLPSTARDKNVNIPNIHKVDNNIHAGIKYMRFIKDRYFNDEAISPDDQIYFTLAAYNAGPAKIRKMRKLAKTKGYNPNVWFKNVEIITRKYVSKEPVTYVTNINRYYVIYKQLEAIQAIKGSGNARLLKNNASFK
- the hpf gene encoding ribosome hibernation-promoting factor, HPF/YfiA family, which translates into the protein MKMNITGKNIDITSAIREHIESKFNKLDKWQIDIIGCQASFSEEPNKKKKFEAVLTVPKGKLVASSIHDDLYVAINEVEQKLERQLNKLIHKPEARRSEKPEIEELEAEVE
- a CDS encoding outer membrane protein assembly factor BamD — protein: MKHFTLSGLLALTLLVGCSSSNEIVPDVPPSVLYSEAQVSLQSGSWLTAIEKLEALDSRYPFGAYSEQVQLDLIYAYYKNDDLALGLATISRFLRLNPTHEKQDWVLYMRGLTHMAQDRNFMHDLFNIDRSDRDPEPVKLAFADFKKLLERFPESPYAEDSQKRMFALKNRLAEYDLATADFYLRREAWIAAINRSQELQKTYPDTIAARKSLDIQLEAYRQLKLDDAAKRTEQLIELNPL
- a CDS encoding putative bifunctional diguanylate cyclase/phosphodiesterase yields the protein MKLSTKILLLIAPVILCSTAMSSYIIYTNQKDAFIKREENSLQLDMEKLAGHFRQARSFLNSYSYTLTKSDIIKRYFLLKDNPYRELELVENLKETINLLQDGNNSFTGLALLDGNRDVLYYAENSHEQLAQIDPKILEHINYSYQSTLETSNISYTRNSQGEGMLVRYEVLDQRTLATPLSYQVDDVFFVVVSVSLDKFNTLRKQIEYDYQTSLFFSSERIQTKTGLTQSILLSPALYATVDPAPFLMRNKLNSIWNEITASFVLSAFVTMGLVLTLLYRTIITPITRLDSQLKQVERRQRKNIERLGSNDEIGRLSDRFYTMYQELDNTYQQTKILAEKDQLTQIANRHQFQNHAEVSLSVPNINRSIWVLYLDLDNFKFVNDKYGHQIGDSILVAFAQRISNICDTYQSHHYATCMVSRLSGDEFSVFINAPANSGNVAKDFSDQLLAPMQHGFITELGNFPITASIGIATYPSDGDNIEKLISNADTAMYQAKRAGKNQHAYYSLDLDKVVQRRADIERALRENHFDDEFKLMYMPYLDTAGQKVIGVEVLLRWFSKELGFVSPDEFIPIAEQTGLFDLVDKWVIKNAFASFHKVQDQFPHAIQLSINLSSAELETIRLSEFIHQHAKANRIPPELIDFEITETFESESQGFPLLHELARLGYKLAIDDFGSGYTSITQLVQYPVQKIKLDKVFLETLMATNNQHIVKPIIELCHAQNKMVTAEGIETEDMYQWLANYQCDFMQGYYFGKPMPIEELKYWSQTRLSTNTQSLYN
- the pheA gene encoding prephenate dehydratase; its protein translation is MTDRHLSLDEIRLRLNDLDDQLLSLLSERRQLSIEVAKSKVETSKPVRDAEREQQLLVKLINNGKDKYQLDAQYITKLFHTIIEDSVLLQQSYLQNLANPQSRKPLARVAFLGSKGSYSHLASREYFSRKNMELIELNCGHFKEVTTTVESGHADYGVLPIENTSSGSINEVYDLLQHTTLYIVGELSQPIEHCLVAKNDIRIEDIKTLYSHPQPHQQCSEFLSKLNGVTLESCASTADAMMKVKELGSDDVAAIGNASSGKLYGLQSIQGNIANQTENHTRFIVVARKPVEVSTQIPAKTTLIMSTSQEAGSLVESLLVLQRHHINMTKLESRPIMGNPWEEMFYVDLEAHLDSENMQHAIAELTKLTTHLKVLGCYPSENIKATQVKLQ
- the trpR gene encoding trp operon repressor, encoding MASQPEYENWQQLMDLVKSAADNGQHELLLTMMMTSDERDALVARVNILCELIKGDISQRQVSQMLGVGVATITRGSNELKAKSDQEKAEIAQLLLK